In Peromyscus leucopus breed LL Stock unplaced genomic scaffold, UCI_PerLeu_2.1 scaffold_1676, whole genome shotgun sequence, a single genomic region encodes these proteins:
- the LOC114689328 gene encoding olfactory receptor 8B8-like, translating to MDSVNLSLVTEFILVGLTDQPELKMPLFFLFLAMYLITALGNLCLIILTVLNSHLHTPMYFFLFNLSFIDLCYCSVFTPKMLVNFILRKNTISYVECMTQVYFFVFFVVSECYVLTSMAYDRYVAICNPLLYNVVMSPKLCLSLMLGSYFIAFSNAVAHTACMLRLTFCDANTINHYFCDIPPLLQLSCTSTYVNELVIFIVVSINIIVHTSTIFISYGCILSSIFRISSSEGRSKAFSTCSSHILAVSLFFVSGAFVYFKPSSAGSMNEGKISSVFYTNVVPMLNPLIYSLRNRDIKFALMKSLNKKNF from the coding sequence ATGGACTCAGTAAATCTTTCTTTGGTGACCGAATTCATTCTGGTAGGATTAACAGACCAGCCCGAACTCAAAATGcccttgttctttctgtttctagcaATGTATCTGATCACTGCATTGGGAAATTTGTGTTTGATAATTCTGACTGTGCTGAATTCTCACCTCCACACTCCTatgtacttttttctctttaacttgTCCTTTATAGACCTCTGCTATTGCTCTGTGTTCACTCCCAAAATGCTGGTGAACTTTATATTAAGGAAGAATACAATTTCTTATGTGGAATGTATGACTCAAGtctatttctttgtcttctttgtaGTTTCTGAGTGTTATGTGCTGACTtcaatggcctatgatcgctatgtggccatctgcaatcCACTGTTGTATAATGTTGTCATGTCTCCTAAATTATGTTTGAGCCTTATGCTTGGTTCCTACTTTATTGCGTTTTCTAATGCTGTAGCTCACACTGCATGCATGCTGAGACTGACCTTCTGTGATGCCAACACCATCAATCACTACTTCTGTGATATTCCTCCTTTGCTCCAACTGTCCTGCACAAGCACGTATGTCAACGAACTTGTCATTTTCATTGTCGTGAGCATCAACATCATTGTTCATACATCAACTATCTTTATCTCCTATGGTTGCATCCTCTCCAGTATCTTCCGCATCAGTTCCTCTGAGGGCAGGTCCAAAGCCTTCAGTACCTGCAGCTCCCACATCCTggctgtttctctgttctttgtttcAGGTGCATTTGTGTATTTCAAACCCTCCTCAGCTGGGTCTATGAATGAAGGTAAAATCTCTTCTGTCTTTTATACCAATGTGGTTCCTATGTTGAATCCCTTAATCTACAGCTTGAGGAACAGAGATATTAAATTTGCTCTGATGAAAAGCCTGAACAAGAAGAACTTTTGA